GGTGAGGGCGACGACCCGCCGAAGAGTGACGCCCCCGCCGAGCGCGGCGCCACGTGGGCGCGGGCGCACTACGCGTCGGCCGACCCCGAGATCCGCGAGGTGCTCGAGGCGAGTGCGGCCGAGGGAGGGACGGCCGTCGATCCGACCGCGCTCGCCGACGTTCCGGAGCCGGTCGCCGCGCTGTTCGACCGGATCGACGTCGGCTACTACCGCGGCGACGCGGCGGAGATCACCTCGCTGGAGCTTGACAAGGTCGCGGGCGTCGAGGCCGCGCTCGACGTGCTCGACGTGCGGGACCCGTTCCTGCTCGTGATGGGCGACAGCAAGTCGGACCTGCGGGTGATGGAGTGGGCCGCCGAACGTGGCTCGGGCATCGCCGCCGCGCCCGAGCACGCCTCCGCGGACGTGCTCTCGCACGTGCTGGCCCGCGACGAGCTGGTGTTCGACCGCGGGGCCTCGGCGCGGACGCTCCGGACCGCCTACGTCCTCAACCTGCTCGCTCGCCTCGAGTAAGTCGCGGCGTAATTATATACGTCCGTCACGACCGCCCGTCCATGCACGATTTCATCGTCGTCGGCGCCGGCCCGCCGGGCTCGCGGTTCGCCAGGCGCGCGGCCGAGGCCGGCCGCGACGTGGTCGCCTTCGAGAAGGGGACCGTCGGCGAGCCGCTGGCCTGCTCGGGGCACGTCTCCGACGACGTCTGGGGGTACGTCCCAGACGAGGCTCGCGACCGACTCCTCCAGAACCGCGTGTACGGCGCGCGGTTCCACGTCGGCGGCCCCGGCTCGACGGCGTACCCGTTTTACAAGGACCGCCCCGTCTCGAACGTGATCGACCGCGTCGGGCTCGACCGGACGCTCGCCGACTGCGCGCGCGAGGCGGGCGCCGACGTGCGCGAGGGCCACACCGTCCTCGACGTGGAGGAGCGGCCGGACCGCGTCGCTGTCGAGGTCCGGACTCCCGCCGGCGACGTCGAGACCGTCGAGGCGCGGATGGTCGCCGGCTGCGACGGCCCCACGTCACGCGTACGCCGGTCGCTCGACCTCCCCGAGCCGGACGAGCTGCTCCACGGCGTGCTCGCGTTCGACGACGCGTCCGACGCCGGCGACCTCGCCGACGTCCACCTCACCGCGCCGACGTTCTTCGCGTGGCGGATACCGCGGGGCGACGCCGGCGTCGAGTACGGGCTCGCGGCGCCCCCGAGCGACGACGTCACGGCGATGTTCGACCGGCTCACCGACGCGTACGGCGCGACGACCGACCGATTCTGCTCGGGCGCAATCCCGGTGGGCCCGCCGGACCGGGTCACGTCGGACCGCGCGTTCCTGATCGGGGACGCGGCCGCGCAGACGAAGCCGTTCACCGGCGGGGGGATACTGTACGGAATGACCGCGGCCGACGTGGCCGCGGACGTCGTCGACCCGGCGGACCCGGCGACGCTCGCCGACTACGAGACCGGCTGGCGCGACGCGATCGGCCGGGAGATCCTGCTCGGGAAAGGGATCCGCCGGTGCTACTCGCTGCCGGAGCCGGTCCAGCGGCTCGGCCTCCGGGCGCTGTCGGGCGAGATCGGCGTCCACATGGACCGCCCGAGCTCCTTTTTCTCGGCGACGCACCTCCGGCGGCTGTTCTCGCGGAGCGACCCGCCGGAGTGACCGGGGTCCGAGAGGCGGCTCCGACGGCGACGCTACTCCCCGACGACCTCTGCGAACGAGACGTTCTCGCGTACGCTCGTGATCTCGACCGTCGGCTCGTCGCCCGGCTCGGAGTCGGGGACGATGACGACGTAGCCGCGTTCGATCTTCGCGATCCCGTCGCCCTTGTCGCCGAGCGTCTCGATCGTGACCTCGCGGACGTCGCCCTCGGAGACCGGCGGGCCGGCGGCGGCGTCCGCGGGGGAGCGCGCCGCGGGGGCGCCGGCCCCGTTGCCCGCGACGTCCCGGTCCGACGACGCGTTCGCCGCGGCCTCTGTCGGCGCGGCGGTCTCTTCTCCTTCGTCTCGTTTTATCAGCGCTACCCGGTACGTCTCGTCTGGGGCGACCGTCCCGTGTTCGATCTCCGACGAGGGGACCGCGACGACGTGGTCGCCGTCGCGCTCTTCGACCTCTCCGGTGAACAGGCACGCGAGCGAATCGGTGATCTCGACCATGCGTGACGTTGCGAACACGGTAATGAAAAGCTCCCTATTTGTCACCCGCGGCGCGGATGCGATCTGAGCGCGGTTCGGATGCGGTCGGAGCGCGGTCGCGAGCCGAGAGAGCCCCCGCTCGGATCACCAGCCGAACATAAACGTTTACCCTGTTCCGAATGAATCGCCGACCATGAGCCGAAACTACGAGTCGCTCCACGACCCGAACGCGGAGTACACGATGCGGGAGCTCTCCGCCGAGACGATGGAGGTCACGGGGTCGCGCGGCGGCGACCGCGACGTCGAGATCACGGACGTCCAGACGACGATGGTCGACGGGAACTTCCCGTGGACGCTCGTCCGCGTCTACACCGACGCGGGCGTCGTCGGCACCGGCGAGGCGTACTGGGGCGCCGGCGTCCCGGAGCTGATCGAGCGCATGAAGCCGTTCGTCGTCGGCGAGAACCCGCTCGACATCGACCGACTGTACGAGCACCTCATCCAGAAGATGTCGGGCGAGGGCTCGGTCGAGGGCGTCACCGTCACCGCGATCTCCGGGATCGAGGTCGCGCTCCACGACCTCGCCGGGAAGATCCTCGACGTGCCCGCCTACCAGCTGCTCGGCGGGAAGTACCGCGATCGGATGCGCGTCTACTGCGACTGCCACACCGAGGAGGAGGCCGACCCCGACGCGTGCGCCGACGAGGCCGAGCGCGTCGTCGACGAGCTCGGCTACGACGCGCTGAAGTTCGACCTCGACGTCCCCTCGGGGTTAGAGAAGGACCGCGCGAACCGCCACCTCCGCCCCGGCGAGATCCGCCACAAGGCGGAGATCGTCGAGAAGGTCACCGAGCGCGTGAAGGACAAGGCCGACGTCGCCTTCGACTGCCACTGGACGTTCTCGGGCGGCTCCGCGAAGCGCCTCGCGGAGGCCATCAACGATCACGACGTGTGGTGGCTCGAGGACCCCGTGCCGCCGGAGAATCTGGAGGTCCAAGAGGAGGTCACCAAGAGCACGACCACGCCGATCGCGGTCGGCGAGAACCGCTACCGCGTCACCGAACTGCGCCGGCTCATCGAGAACCAGGCGGTCGACATCGTCGCCCCCGACCTGCCGAAGGTCGGCGGGATGCGCGAGACCCGCAAAATCGCGGACGTGGCGAACCAGTACTACGTTCCGGTGGCGATGCACAACGTCGCCTCGCCGGTCGCGACGATGGCGGCGACCCACGTCGGCGCCGCGATCCCGAACTCGCTGGCGATCGAGTACCACTCCTACGAGCTCGGCTGGTGGGAGGACCTCGTCGAGGAGGACGTCATCGAGGACGGCTACATCGAGGTGCCCGAGGAGCCGGGGCTCGGCGTCACGCTCGACATGGACGCCGTGGAAGAGCACATGGTCGAGGGCGAGACTCTGTTCGACGAAGCGTAGCGAAGTCGTGCTCGCCTGACGAAGTCAGGCGGTGTTCGACGAGGCGTAAGCGAGGTCAGGCGTCCGCGACGACCTCGTCGAGTCGGACCGGGTCGAGTCCCCGCCGGTCCAGTTCCGCCTCGGTCTCGCGGAGCCGGGGCGCGATCTCGTCCGGCTCGTGGCTGTCGGTCCCGACGGTCACCCGGACGCCGGCGTCGACGAGCCGGTCGAGGAACGCCGGGGCGGGGTGAAACTCCCCGTAGTCGTCGAGCAGCCGACCGGCGTTGATCTCGGGAACGGTCCGCGACTCCCGGAGCGCGTCGGCGACCGCGGCGTAGTGATCCTCGGTCGCGAACCCGCGGAGGTGAGGGTTCCGCTCGATCAGGTCCGGATGCGCGGCGATCGCGAACAGCTCCGAGTCGACCAGCGCGACCAGCTTCTCGAAGTACCGCTCCACGAGCGCCTGTCGCTCCGACGCGGGCTTGTCGGCGAAGTGCGAACGCGCGTGGATGTTCGCGCCGTCGAGCTCGTGGACGCTGCCGACCGCGTAGTCGAAGTCGGCCTCGGCGAGGAAGTCGGCGATCGCCGCCTCGTGTGCGGGGTCGTAATCCATCTCCGCGGCGTCGAACACGTCGATCGAGGCGTCCTCGCGGACCGCCTCGATCGCCGTCCGGCGTCGCTCGTACGTCAGGTCGAGGTTGAATCCGAGCGCGCGCCTGTACCGCTTCGCGCCGGCCTCGGGCGAGACGTTGCAGTGGTCCGCGAACCCGATCCCGTCGAGCCCCGCGTCCGCGGCGGCGTCCACCATCCACCGCAGGAACGCCCCGTCCGAGTAGTTCGTGTGGGCGTGGTAATCGTGCACGCGTCGCCGTAGGTCGCGCGGCGACTCGTAGCTTCGGGTCTCCGAGCGTCGCCGGCCCGTCTCAGTACCCCGTCTCCAGCGCCGAGTTCGCGACGAGCACGGCGAACGTGACGCCGAACAGGACCGCCAGGATCGCGAAGGAGGCGCCCCAGCCGAACAGGTCCGCCGCGAGCCCGACGCCGAAGGAGCCCGCGGAGCCGACGACGGTGTAGACGGTCCGAACGAGCCCGAATCCGGCGCCGCGCTCCGCGTCGCCGAGCGCGTCCATGAACCGCGGGTCGATCGCCGAGAAGAAGCTCGCGCCGGAGCCGGCCAGCAGCACCGCGACGGCTACCCCAGCGGGTCCGGGGCCGAAGACGAAGGCGGCGGTGCCGACAGCGCCCGCCAGCATCGCCCCGCCGATGGCGGTGTCGCGACCGACGCGGTCCGAGAGCCGCCCCAGCGCGACCTGCGCGACCGCCCGGACGACGAAGAACGCGGAGAAGACGCCGGCGGCGAACGACGGCGAGTACCCCCGGAACTCGACGAGGAACGTGGGGAGGAACGACATCACGCCCTGGACCACGTACGTGCCGACCATCGCGATGAAGAGGGGGAGGAGGATGCTCGGCCGCGAGAGGAGCTCGACGAGCGGCGCGACCGCGAACCGGTCCCGCATCGGCTGGTCGGGACGGCGCGGCTCGGTCGGGCGGACGCGCCACGCGAACAGCAGGAACACCGGTGCGCCGACCAGCGCGGCCAGCGCGACCGCGGGGCGCCAGCCGTACCGGACGCCGACCCAGGCCGCGGCGACCGGCGCCACGAGTCCCGCGAGGGGACCGCCCGCGGAGTGGAGCCCGAACGCCGTTCCGATGTCGTCGAAGGTCCGCGAGAGCAGCGTCGTCGCCACCGCGTAGTGGAGCCCGGCGACGAGCCCGAGGAGCACCGCCGCCAACACGAACAGGGGAAAGACGGGCGCGAAAGCGAGCACCGCGCTCATCGCGGTGGTCCCGCCGACGGCGACGAGGATGACCTTCCGCTCGCCGTGGCGGTCCGCGAGCACGCCGCTCGGGAACTGGGCGGCGCCGTACGCCAGCCACATCCCGGAGAGCGCGATCCCGATGGCGGTGTTCGACACCCCGAAGTCGTCGACGATCAGCGGGACGACCGGACTGATCGCCAGCCTGGCGAAGTACGTCACCAGGAACGCGAGCATGCACAGCGACAGCACCGTGTGACGGTACTGCCAGCTCATCCGCCTGTCACTGACCGGAGGTGGGTCCGGTCGGGGGTCAACGCTTTCGGTTTCGGAGCGGCGTCGTCTCCCTCACTCGCCGGCGTCGTGCGACTGACGGGGAGCGTCGCCCGAGCCCTCCCGCAACCGGTCCGCGATGGCGGCGCCGGCGGCCCGCGGGGGCGCCTCCGCGACGGCGACCGCGTCGCCGACCGCGACGCGTCCGGGCTCGACGACCTCACAGCAGAGCCCGCCGCGGTTCCGCAACGCCGGCGCGAGCCCCTCCGCGCCGGCCAGCGACTCGACGCGCGCGCAGGGCGGCCGGCGCCGGGTCGGCCGCAGGCGCGCCTCGCCGACGGAGACGGTCGCCTCCAACAGGTCGTCCATCCCCGCGCCGAACCCCTCGACGACGACGTTCCGGCGGTGGCGGCCGTCGGAGAGGTCGATCCCGGTCTCGGCGCGGACCGCGTCGAGGGCCTCGGCGGCGACGAGGGTGACGGCGCAGCCGTCGAGTTGGAAGTGCCCGTCGCCGCGGCGGTACCGGTCGCCCCCGACGCCGCCCGGCCGGACCGTGGCGGCCTCCCGGAGCTCGGGCGGTGCGCCGCCCTCGGACGCCGTGACGAGGCTCCTAACAACGCCGCCAGCCGCGTTCTCGGCCGTCATCCGGGCCCTCCGAGCAGCGACGGGTCGCCGGGCTTCAGCCACTCGCGGTGCGCGTAGTAGACGACGCAGACCGGGGGCGCGACCAGCGCGGCGAGCGCGTACAGCCATTTGAAAAACCCGAAATCGGCGACGCCGCGCTCGTCCAGCGACAGCGCGTCGAGGAGGACCGCGGCGGTCGCGAGCGGCGCGAGGAGGTAGCCGTGGGCGAACGCGACGGCGGCCCCGAGCGGGGTGCCGGCCGAGAGCAGCGCCCAGTCGAGCGCGTAGAGGACGGTCCACCCGCCGGCGGCGGCGGCGAGGACGGGGAGCCACGGGCCGTCGAACCGCCTGTCGGGCGATTCTGCGGCCGACCCGTCCGGGTCGTCGGCGGGGGCTGCAGCGTGCGTGCTCACGGTCGAGGTGGGTGCCGGACGGTACTCAACGTTCGGGTCGGAGGCGGTTCGCGGGCGGGTCGCAGGCGGCGGGGTCGGTGCGGTCGCTGCGGTCGGCGCGGTCGCTGCGCTCCTCGCCGCCGCGAGGCGAGCTACTCGTCGAAGGTGCCGGCCGAGAGGTAGCGCTCGCCGCTGTCCCAGAACACGGTGACGACGAGCGGCTCGTCGCCCTCGTGCGCGCCGGACTCACGGAGGTCGGCCGCGACGTCCTTCGCGGCGAGGTTCGAGGCGCCCGAGGACTGCCCGACGAGGATTCCCTCCTCGCGTGCGAGTCGGCGGCACTCGGCCTCCGCGTCGTCGATGTCGACCGCGTGGACCTCGTCGATCAGGTCGACGTCGAGGTTCGGGGAGACGAACCCCGGCCCCATCCCCTGGAATCGGTCGACGCCGGGCTCGCCGCCGGAGAGGACCGCGTTGTCGGTGGGCTCGACCGCGTCGATCCGAACGTCGGGGAAGGCCTCGCGGAGCCGACGACCGATCCCGGAGAGGGTGCCGCCCGTTCCGACGCCGGCGACGAGCGCGTCGACGGTCCGGTCGCCGACCTGTTCGAGGACCTCCGGACCGGTCGTCTCGTAGTGGGCGCGGGGGTTCGCGGGGTTCTCGAACTGGCGGAGCTGGATCATTCCCTCCTCGGCCTCCAGCTCGTCGGCGCGCTCCTTGGCCGCGGAGATGTCGCCGTCGACGAGCTCGACGTCGGCGCCGTAGGCGCGCATGAGCCGGCGGCGCTCCATCGACTTCCCGTCGGGCATCACGAGCGTCACGTCGTACCCCTTCACGGCGCCGACCATCGCCAGCCCGATGCCGGTGTTGCCGGAGGTCGGCTCGACGATGCCGTCGCCGGGCTCCAGCTTACCGGCCTCCTCGGCCGCCTCGACCATGTACCGCGCCGGGCGGTCCTTCGCGGAGCCGCCCGGGTTTCGCGACTCGACCTTCGCGGCCACCGTCGTCTCCGGCGGCGAGTCGACTCGCACCAGCGGCGAGCCGAGCCCCTTCAACACGTCGTCGTCCATTGACCGAACGAACGGGGTCGTCACTCAAATGCCCGACGGACCGCGGCAAGACGCGTTCGCTTCCGACCCGGTTCCGATCGGCCACCGGGAGCGCGGTTGCCACCGACGCGCGGTTTACAAGGCTCGCCGGCGTATCGAGGAGGTATGACGCTCGAAACGCTCGCGCCCGACGAGGCCGGCGCGACCGACGGCGACGCGCTCGACGACGAGGTCCTAGCGGCGCTCGGGGCCGGCGACTATCGGTTCAAGGTGTGGGGCGGCGACTGGTGCGGCGACTGCCAGCGGCAGCTCCCCGCGTTCGCGGCCGCGCTCGACGCCGCCGGCGTCCCAGACGATCGGATCGAGGACTTCCCGGTCACGAAGGGGCCGAACGGGAAGGAGGGGGAAGCGGTCGAGGCGTACGGGATCGAGCTGATCCCGACCGTCGTGGTCGAGAGCGCCGACGGCGAGGAGCTCGCCCGCTTCGTCGAGGAGGCGGACGTGTCGATCGCTGAGTTCCTCGCGCGCGAGCTCGCCGAGACCGAGGCGAGCGCCTGAGTCGAGGCCGGTCCCCTTTCAACCGAGCTCAGGCGTCGAGTTCGGCGACGATCCGCTCGCGGATCGGCTCGGCGTCCACCGCCGCCCACGCCTCGATGTCGTAGGTCACGTCGGCGAGGACCTCCAGCCGGTCGGCGTCGCCCTCGCCGATCGCCGCCACCGCGTCCTCGGAGAGCCGCTCCAACACCGCCTTAGAGAGCGCCTCGCGGTCCACGTCGCGCTCGGGCACGTCGAGGATGTGCGGGAGGTCGCCTGCGTCCTCGGGCAGCGACGGGAACGCGGCGGGCCCGACCGCGAGGGCGACGTCGTCCGCGTCGAGGCCCTCGTCGGGGGCGGCGACCGCCGGCGCCTCGTCGCCGGCCTCGTCGAGCGCCCCGGGCGGCGCCGGCACCAGGGCGTACTCCGCGACGGCGACGTCGATGGCGGCGGCGATGGCGTCGTCGTCGACCTCCGTCCGCTGTTTGAACGCGAGCTCCGAGAGCGCCCGCGAGAGCTCCGCGCGGGTGAGCCAGTCGAACAGGTCGACGACGCCGGCGAGGTCGTCGCGGGCTGCCGCGCTGGGCGCGGCTCCTGAGTCGACGGGATCGCCCGTTCCTCCCATCCGTCAGTCCTCCCCCGGCGCCGGGTCGGGGAGCGAGTCCGCCGGCGGCCGATGGCCGTTCGAGCGGACGTCGGCGTCGGCGAGCGCCCGGGCGGTTCGAGTCGCGTCGTCCCCCAGTCCGTCGGCCGCCGCCGCGAGGTCGGCGCGCGCCGCCTCGGCGACCTCGGCCGGCGTGACCGTCGCGTCGCGCCACGCCGGGAGCCGGGTGTCCGGTCCCGGCTCGCCCAGCGCGTCGGCGTACGTCGCCGCCTGCGAGCGCTCGCCGCCGCGGTCGTAGTCGAGGCCGTTGAACGCGGCGTCGGTCTCGTAGCCGGCGATCACCCGTTCGGCCGCCTCGCGGTAGCGGTCGGCGAGCCCGCCGTAGTCGACGGCGACCCCGCCCTCCTCGACCGCTCGGAGGGTCGCCTCCCCGACCGCGCGGCTCATGTCGGCGAGGCCCGTCGGACCGTCGACGGAGCGGTGGTCGTGCTCGTAGCGGCCGAGGTCGACCTGCGCGCTCCCCGCGAAGCCGGCGTGCGCGTACGCCTCGCCGAGCGTCCCGGCCTCCAGACCCCAGCCGCGCTGGACGCGGAGCTTCGAGACGAGGTCGGTCGTCGCCGCGAACTCCCCGGCGAGCGCGTACCGGAACGACTCGAGGTACTCGAGCACGCCCGCCTCGCGGCGCTCGGTGGCGTCGGCGAGCGCGCGGACGAGCGGCCGGAAGAACAGCCGGAACAGCCGGCCGTACAGCGCCCCGTCCTCGACGCGGGCGTAGTACCCCTTCGAGAACGAGTGCCCGTTCGCGACCGGGAACAGCAGGCGGTTGACGAACGCCGGCGAGTACGTCTTCGTGTCGGCGTCGTGGACGACGACGTACTCCTCCTCCAATGCCCGGCCGAGACCGAGCCACACGTCTCGGCCCTTGCCGCGCTCGCCGTCGAGCCCGCGGTCGGCGAGCAGTTCGGAGAGGCGGGGGCCGCCGCACCACAGCGTCTCCACGTCGAGGTCGAAGCCGGCGAGCCACCTGGCGAAGGGCCCGACGCGCTCGGGCGGGGCTCGGAGGGGGACGATCACCCGAGCGGGGTCGACCGTCTCCAGCGCCGAGAGGACGCGCTCGGCCGCGAGCGTGCCGTACTCGCGCTCCGTCATCGGCACCACGACCGCCGCCCGGCCGGTGGGGGCGTCCGGCCGGTGGTCGGTCAACGCGTGCAGCGTCGTCACGCGCTCTTGGACGTACTCCATTATCACCGTACAGGGGCGGGACGCCCTAAATAGGTGCGATACCCGTGGCGCGTGCCGACACACGCACAGGGGTCGAGGCGACCGCGCTTCCCGCCGCGCTCAGGCCGCCGGGTCCGCGCCCGCCGCGCCGCCCGGGACGCGGCCCATGCGCTCTAAGGCGGCGTAGGCGACGACGACGGCGCCGAGCCCCCCGGCGAGCGCGAGGAAGACCGTGTCGTAGGCGACGCCGGCCTCGATCGCCTCACCGACGGCCCACGAGCCGGCCGCCTGGGTCGTCATCATGCCGGCGGAGTAGACGGCGTACGCCGACGCCCGGGACCCGTCCGGCAGCGACGCCAGCAGGAAGGTGTCCATCGCGGGGAACAGCATGTGGATCGCGAAGCCGACGGCGACGCTCGCGGCGACGACGGTGACGAGGCCGGAGGCCGCGACGACGAGGACGACGCTGACGAGGAACGCCGTCACGATCCCGAGCAGGTACGGCACGTGCGGGAGCCGGTCGGCGAGGTCTCCGGAGACGAGGAAGGCGGGGACGCCGGCGGCGAAGATCACCGTCAGGAGGTTCCGGGCGGTCGCCGGCGGGAGCCCCTTGTCGATCATGTACAGCTCGTAGAAGTTGAACAGGCCCTGCCAGACGAAGCCCGTGAGGCCCATCAGCACGACGGCCGTCAGGACGAGCTTCCACTCGGAGAGCGCGCCGCCGAGGAAATCGGTGTCGCCCGCGCCGGCGTCGGGGAGGTCCGTCCGCCCGGCCAGGACCGCGAAGACGACCGTCGTCGTCGCCGCCGCGGTCGCGAGCCCGTAGAACGCGAACCGCCAGTCGTACCACAGCGCGACCGTGACGACCGGCGCGGCGGCGACCGCGGCGAGCTGGCTCGCGGTGCCGTGGACCCCCATCGCGCGGCCGACGCGCTCCGGGAACAGCTCGGAGACGAACGGGTTGGCGGCGACGAAGTAGACGCCGGAGGCCAGGCCGATCGCGAACGCGGCCGCCATCAGCGTCGGCACGCCCGGCGCCAGCGCGACGCCGAGCGCGCCGAGCGTCAGCATCGCTCCCGAGACCAAGATTACGAGGCGACGTGAGAACCGGGTGAGCGCCCACCCGGCCGGGAGCCGCGGGGCCGCCGATCCGAGCCACGCGAGCGTGACGATGAGCCCGGCGGTCCCCTCGCCGATCGCGAACTCGCCGATGAACGCTCCCACGAGGGGCGCGAACACCACGCGCGCGAAGTTGACGAGGAAGACGAGGGCACACAGCGATCCGAACAGCCGAGTCCGAGACACGACCGCGCTTCACGGCGCCCGGAGACAAGCGTTGCGGAAGCGGGGCGCCGCGGGAGGTCGTGGCGTGTCGCACCGCGCCGACGGGGAGGCGTCGACGTCCGACTCGCGTCGTACGGGGTTTTTATACCCGCACGCGACAAACCCGGACATATGAAATCGACGCGTAAGGGACTTCGCGACGGCGACCTGTTCAAGGACACCTACGAGCGACTGAACTGCGCCGACTGCGAGAAGGTGTTAAAGAAGAAGAACGACCCCGACGAGGTGTTCTCGGTCCGCGTCTGCCCCGAGTGCGAGGCGACGTACAAGGAGCTCCGTTAGGCCGACGCGCCGCCGTCGCTGGCACCTGACGGACAGATACCTCCCGTCCCCGCGCGTTTTCCTCCGTCTCCGGCGGAGTCGTCGTCCTCTCGCCAGCGAGCCCGCCGCCGATCTCGCCGCCTCGACTCGCGATCGGAGAGCGGCGCGGTCACTCGAAGACGGCGTCGAACGCCGAGGCGCCGAGCGGGTCGAAGGTTCCGGCGGCGACGTTCTCGCGCACGTGATCCGCGTCGCTCGCGCCGACGAGGGAGGCGGTGACGCCCGGCGCGCTCCGTGCGAAGTTGAGCGCGCGCTGCGCGGGCGTCTCGCCGGCGAGCGTCGCGTCGACGTCGGCCGGGATCGCGCCCTCGTTCGCGAGTTCTCCCTGCCCGATGCTCGCGCTCGTCACCACGGAGAGCCCGGCCTCGTGAGCGAACTCCAAGGTCGAGATCGGGTCGATATCTGAGCCGGCGTGGCCGTCACCGCCGGGCGGTCGCTGGTTCCGCCGCGTGAACGCGTCCGCCATCGCGACGTTGAAGGGGAGCTGTATCGCCTCGAACCCGTGGTCGTCGTCCGGGCCGACCGCGTCGCCGGCGGCCTCGGCCCTGGCGAGGACCTCGGCCAGCGAGAGGTACCGCTCGTCGCCCTCGGGGACCCGGAAGGCGTCCCACGTCGCGACGCCGTACGCCCCGATATCGCCGGCGACGCGACGGCGTTCGAGAGCCTCGAAGGCGGCCTCCAACCGGTCGTACACCGCCTCGCGGGAGCGGGTCGCGAGCTGCGTCTCCGGGTTGTGGACGTAGTAGCAGTCGACCGCGTCGAGCCCGAGCCGGTCCAGCGAGCGGTCGAGCGACCACTCCAGGTAGCCGGGATCGATCGCGTGGGCGCCGTTCGCGAGCTCGTCGGCGTCGACGATCCCGGCCGCGAGGTAGCGGTCGCGGACGAACGCCGCGGGGTCGTCAGGTCGCTCGCCGTTGAACGGGAGGAACCCTCCCTTCGTCGCGACCACGACCGCCTCGCGGTCGACCGGCGAGTCGCGGACCGCCTCGCCGACGACGCGCTCGGCCCGCCCGCAGCGGTAGTTGACCGCGGTGTCGACGTGGTTCACCCCGGAGCGGAGCGCGAGCCCGATCGCCTCGCGG
Above is a window of Halorubrum depositum DNA encoding:
- a CDS encoding TRAM domain-containing protein, with product MVEITDSLACLFTGEVEERDGDHVVAVPSSEIEHGTVAPDETYRVALIKRDEGEETAAPTEAAANASSDRDVAGNGAGAPAARSPADAAAGPPVSEGDVREVTIETLGDKGDGIAKIERGYVVIVPDSEPGDEPTVEITSVRENVSFAEVVGE
- a CDS encoding DUF7109 family protein, producing the protein MGGTGDPVDSGAAPSAAARDDLAGVVDLFDWLTRAELSRALSELAFKQRTEVDDDAIAAAIDVAVAEYALVPAPPGALDEAGDEAPAVAAPDEGLDADDVALAVGPAAFPSLPEDAGDLPHILDVPERDVDREALSKAVLERLSEDAVAAIGEGDADRLEVLADVTYDIEAWAAVDAEPIRERIVAELDA
- a CDS encoding TlpA family protein disulfide reductase, encoding MTLETLAPDEAGATDGDALDDEVLAALGAGDYRFKVWGGDWCGDCQRQLPAFAAALDAAGVPDDRIEDFPVTKGPNGKEGEAVEAYGIELIPTVVVESADGEELARFVEEADVSIAEFLARELAETEASA
- a CDS encoding PHP domain-containing protein, coding for MHDYHAHTNYSDGAFLRWMVDAAADAGLDGIGFADHCNVSPEAGAKRYRRALGFNLDLTYERRRTAIEAVREDASIDVFDAAEMDYDPAHEAAIADFLAEADFDYAVGSVHELDGANIHARSHFADKPASERQALVERYFEKLVALVDSELFAIAAHPDLIERNPHLRGFATEDHYAAVADALRESRTVPEINAGRLLDDYGEFHPAPAFLDRLVDAGVRVTVGTDSHEPDEIAPRLRETEAELDRRGLDPVRLDEVVADA
- a CDS encoding MFS transporter, with the protein product MSWQYRHTVLSLCMLAFLVTYFARLAISPVVPLIVDDFGVSNTAIGIALSGMWLAYGAAQFPSGVLADRHGERKVILVAVGGTTAMSAVLAFAPVFPLFVLAAVLLGLVAGLHYAVATTLLSRTFDDIGTAFGLHSAGGPLAGLVAPVAAAWVGVRYGWRPAVALAALVGAPVFLLFAWRVRPTEPRRPDQPMRDRFAVAPLVELLSRPSILLPLFIAMVGTYVVQGVMSFLPTFLVEFRGYSPSFAAGVFSAFFVVRAVAQVALGRLSDRVGRDTAIGGAMLAGAVGTAAFVFGPGPAGVAVAVLLAGSGASFFSAIDPRFMDALGDAERGAGFGLVRTVYTVVGSAGSFGVGLAADLFGWGASFAILAVLFGVTFAVLVANSALETGY
- a CDS encoding mandelate racemase/muconate lactonizing enzyme family protein yields the protein MSRNYESLHDPNAEYTMRELSAETMEVTGSRGGDRDVEITDVQTTMVDGNFPWTLVRVYTDAGVVGTGEAYWGAGVPELIERMKPFVVGENPLDIDRLYEHLIQKMSGEGSVEGVTVTAISGIEVALHDLAGKILDVPAYQLLGGKYRDRMRVYCDCHTEEEADPDACADEAERVVDELGYDALKFDLDVPSGLEKDRANRHLRPGEIRHKAEIVEKVTERVKDKADVAFDCHWTFSGGSAKRLAEAINDHDVWWLEDPVPPENLEVQEEVTKSTTTPIAVGENRYRVTELRRLIENQAVDIVAPDLPKVGGMRETRKIADVANQYYVPVAMHNVASPVATMAATHVGAAIPNSLAIEYHSYELGWWEDLVEEDVIEDGYIEVPEEPGLGVTLDMDAVEEHMVEGETLFDEA
- a CDS encoding PLP-dependent cysteine synthase family protein, with amino-acid sequence MDDDVLKGLGSPLVRVDSPPETTVAAKVESRNPGGSAKDRPARYMVEAAEEAGKLEPGDGIVEPTSGNTGIGLAMVGAVKGYDVTLVMPDGKSMERRRLMRAYGADVELVDGDISAAKERADELEAEEGMIQLRQFENPANPRAHYETTGPEVLEQVGDRTVDALVAGVGTGGTLSGIGRRLREAFPDVRIDAVEPTDNAVLSGGEPGVDRFQGMGPGFVSPNLDVDLIDEVHAVDIDDAEAECRRLAREEGILVGQSSGASNLAAKDVAADLRESGAHEGDEPLVVTVFWDSGERYLSAGTFDE
- a CDS encoding MOSC domain-containing protein, with translation MTAENAAGGVVRSLVTASEGGAPPELREAATVRPGGVGGDRYRRGDGHFQLDGCAVTLVAAEALDAVRAETGIDLSDGRHRRNVVVEGFGAGMDDLLEATVSVGEARLRPTRRRPPCARVESLAGAEGLAPALRNRGGLCCEVVEPGRVAVGDAVAVAEAPPRAAGAAIADRLREGSGDAPRQSHDAGE
- a CDS encoding geranylgeranyl reductase family protein encodes the protein MHDFIVVGAGPPGSRFARRAAEAGRDVVAFEKGTVGEPLACSGHVSDDVWGYVPDEARDRLLQNRVYGARFHVGGPGSTAYPFYKDRPVSNVIDRVGLDRTLADCAREAGADVREGHTVLDVEERPDRVAVEVRTPAGDVETVEARMVAGCDGPTSRVRRSLDLPEPDELLHGVLAFDDASDAGDLADVHLTAPTFFAWRIPRGDAGVEYGLAAPPSDDVTAMFDRLTDAYGATTDRFCSGAIPVGPPDRVTSDRAFLIGDAAAQTKPFTGGGILYGMTAADVAADVVDPADPATLADYETGWRDAIGREILLGKGIRRCYSLPEPVQRLGLRALSGEIGVHMDRPSSFFSATHLRRLFSRSDPPE